Proteins encoded within one genomic window of Lysinibacillus sphaericus:
- the menB gene encoding 1,4-dihydroxy-2-naphthoyl-CoA synthase, producing the protein MSRQWTTLHTYEDIKYEFYNGIAKVTINRPEVRNAFRPKTVMEMIDAFSRARDDKNVGVIILTGEGEKAFCSGGDQKVRGHGGYVGEDEIPRLNVLDLQRLIRVIPKPVVAMVAGYAIGGGHVLHVVCDLTIAADNARFGQTGPKVGSFDAGYGSGYLARIIGHKKAREIWYLCRQYDAQQALDMGLVNTVVPYEQLEDETVQWCEEMLQMSPTALRFLKAAMNADTDGLAGLQQMAGDATLLYYTTDEAKEGRDAFKEKRQPDFGQFPRFP; encoded by the coding sequence ATGTCACGTCAATGGACTACATTACATACTTACGAAGATATTAAGTATGAGTTTTATAACGGTATCGCTAAAGTGACGATTAACCGTCCAGAAGTGCGCAATGCATTTCGACCAAAAACAGTTATGGAAATGATTGATGCATTTTCTCGTGCTCGCGATGACAAAAATGTCGGTGTTATTATTTTAACAGGTGAAGGCGAAAAAGCCTTTTGCTCAGGTGGAGACCAAAAGGTACGCGGCCATGGTGGCTATGTAGGGGAAGATGAAATCCCACGTCTAAACGTTCTTGATTTACAACGTTTAATCCGAGTTATTCCAAAACCAGTTGTAGCGATGGTTGCTGGTTATGCTATCGGTGGAGGACACGTATTACATGTTGTATGTGACCTTACAATTGCAGCAGACAATGCTCGTTTCGGACAAACTGGTCCTAAAGTTGGTTCATTTGATGCTGGTTATGGTTCAGGCTATCTTGCACGTATTATCGGTCATAAAAAGGCGCGTGAAATTTGGTACCTTTGCCGTCAATACGATGCTCAGCAAGCGCTTGATATGGGCTTAGTCAATACAGTTGTTCCTTATGAACAATTAGAAGACGAAACAGTGCAATGGTGTGAAGAAATGCTACAAATGTCTCCAACAGCTCTACGCTTCTTAAAAGCAGCTATGAATGCTGATACAGACGGCTTAGCTGGTCTTCAACAAATGGCAGGCGATGCTACACTTCTTTACTACACTACTGATGAAGCAAAAGAAGGTCGTGACGCATTTAAAGAAAAACGTCAACCAGACTTTGGTCAATTCCCAAGATTCCCTTGA
- a CDS encoding o-succinylbenzoate--CoA ligase, whose amino-acid sequence MYPNWILQRASITPLRSALTYEGQTWTFQQVNELSLKRARQLTALGVQQGHRIAIMGPSTPALVVMMYACMHLQCEMVMLNRRLSQAEIAYQLEDSQATIVLVADEDVEKLPSSVHYHEFTTIENGKEQYVDIAKEWSLNQTTSIMYTSGTTGFPKGVRQTVGNHQASATASVLNIGLQADDVWLCAVPLFHISGFSILVRSLLYGNKVQLYEHFNVEAITQNIMDGDVTHMSVVAVTLERILNTLELNKAQASPRFKLMLAGGGPVPVDYLERASALHLAVAQTYGMTETSSQTATLASEDAMTKIGSAGKPLFFNQIKISAPNAQGEGEICIRGPHVTPGYIGRFAEKSATEEGWLHTGDIGYMDEEGYLFVVDRRADLIISGGENIYPAEIENVLLAHPAIQEAGVCGIEDETWGQVPIAFVVLKEAVTMENLKQYCEKKLAKYKVPKQIKIIDTLPRNGANKLLRRKLAALLASE is encoded by the coding sequence ATGTATCCAAACTGGATTTTACAGCGTGCGTCTATCACACCATTACGTAGCGCTCTCACATATGAAGGACAAACTTGGACCTTTCAACAAGTAAATGAGCTATCCTTAAAACGAGCTCGACAATTAACAGCACTTGGGGTGCAGCAAGGGCATCGTATCGCTATTATGGGTCCGAGTACGCCTGCACTGGTCGTTATGATGTATGCTTGTATGCATTTGCAATGTGAAATGGTGATGCTTAATCGCAGGCTGTCTCAAGCAGAAATCGCATATCAATTAGAAGATTCACAAGCAACGATTGTGCTAGTTGCAGATGAGGATGTAGAAAAATTACCGTCATCCGTACACTATCATGAATTTACGACAATAGAAAATGGTAAAGAGCAATATGTTGATATTGCAAAAGAATGGTCACTCAATCAAACAACATCCATTATGTATACGTCTGGTACGACAGGCTTTCCAAAGGGGGTTCGTCAAACAGTTGGCAATCATCAGGCAAGTGCTACAGCCTCTGTTCTAAACATAGGTTTACAAGCCGATGATGTTTGGTTGTGTGCAGTGCCATTATTCCATATAAGTGGTTTTTCCATTTTAGTTCGTTCATTGTTATACGGCAATAAAGTACAACTATATGAGCATTTTAACGTAGAGGCGATCACGCAAAATATTATGGATGGTGATGTCACCCATATGTCAGTGGTCGCTGTAACATTAGAACGCATTTTAAATACCCTTGAGTTAAATAAGGCGCAGGCGTCACCGCGTTTTAAATTGATGCTAGCCGGTGGTGGTCCTGTACCAGTGGATTATCTAGAGCGAGCAAGTGCATTGCATTTAGCAGTAGCTCAAACATATGGTATGACAGAAACCTCGTCACAAACGGCTACATTGGCAAGTGAAGATGCCATGACAAAGATTGGCTCAGCAGGTAAGCCATTGTTTTTTAACCAAATAAAAATTTCAGCACCCAATGCACAAGGTGAAGGGGAAATATGTATTCGAGGTCCCCACGTAACGCCTGGTTACATAGGTCGTTTTGCCGAGAAAAGCGCAACTGAGGAGGGCTGGCTTCACACGGGAGACATTGGCTATATGGATGAGGAGGGTTACTTGTTTGTAGTGGATCGTCGGGCAGATTTAATTATTTCTGGTGGTGAAAATATTTATCCAGCAGAGATTGAAAATGTGCTATTGGCACATCCAGCTATTCAGGAAGCGGGTGTATGTGGCATTGAAGATGAAACATGGGGACAAGTTCCTATAGCATTTGTTGTTTTAAAGGAAGCGGTCACGATGGAAAACTTAAAGCAATACTGTGAAAAGAAACTGGCTAAATATAAAGTTCCCAAACAAATTAAAATAATCGATACACTGCCACGTAATGGAGCAAATAAGCTACTAAGAAGAAA